The Campylobacter concisus genome contains the following window.
GCATCAAAAAGATACTGACGATAGTTAAAATTTTTATCCATCTGTGCTATATCGTCCGCAAAATCTGCTGCAAATTCCTTCGAATAAAATTTGTGCTCCATGCACCAGCGAAAGAAAAATGCAATGTGTGTCGCACCGTTTTCATGCGGTATATCAGTCGGCGCATCTTTCGCACCCCAATGCCATTTTGCTTTGTCATATACTATATCTGGCATTTTTATCCTTTTAAAATGCTCAATTTTACTAAAGCTATCTTAATCACAGTATAAAATCATGGCTATTTTATCCATTTGCTTGCTACAATTAAAAAAGATATAATGGCACTTTTATTTAAGGAAAAGCAATGAGCGAAAAAAATCTACAAATTTTAGGCTGGATCGGCACATGCCTATCAGTTGTTATGTACTTTTCATACATCCCACAAATAATGGGTAACCTTGACGGCAACAAAACACCTTTTATACAGCCACTGGCAGCCGCACTAAACTGCACAATCTGGACAAGCTACGGCCTATTAAAAGCTAAAAAAGACTATCCACTTTCTGCTGCAAACTTCCCAGGTATAATCTTTGGTCTTTTAGCAACTATAACAGCGTTTTAATGCACCATTTAGTTGTTGTGGCGATTTTACAATAAAACATTATTTGCTTCGCCGCAACAACTAATTTATAGTGTTTGCGCTATTTTAGTCAATTTTTCTTTGATTATATTACCTTTTGAATTCAGCAAAAAGGCTATTTTTGTTAGTTCATCTATTATCTCTTTTATACTTTTATTATCATCACTTGAAGTTCTAAATCTTGTTGCAGTAAGTGGGATAAATTCTTGATATATAGACATAAAATCCTTATAGTCCCCTTCCAGTTCTGGTGCGTAAAAACTGATAAGCGAGTGTAATTTACCAATTTCAAATTTTGGATTTTCTATATTTAAATTTGGATTTATTAACAAAGCTACTTTGTAATGTATTCCCCCTAAAATATCCCAACTATAATAAACGCTTCCTCTAGCTTTTGTCGCCTGAGTTTATTTTTCTCTTTTTTTGTGTTTAGATTAGCGTACACCCATTGCGCACACATTATTAGGACTGCGCCAAGTACAATTTTCAATAAGTCAGATATCAAACTATCCATATTATTTTTTACAAGTCCCTTGGATCGGCGATTTTACCTGCTATGGCTGAGGCCGCTACAACTGCTGAGTTGGCTAGATAAATTTCACTCGTTCTATCGCCCATACGTCCGACGAAATTTCTATTCGTCGTCGAGATACAGCGCTCATTTGCACCTAAAATTCCCATATATCCGCCAAGGCAAGCACCACAAGTTGGATTGCTCACGACCGCTCCTGCTTCGATGAAAATATCGATTAAGCCTTCTTTCTCGGCAGCTCTTGCGATCTTTTGCGTCGCTGGAGTGATGATGAGCCTTGTTTTGCGGGCTACTTTTTTGCCTTTTAAAATTTGTGCTGCGATTCGAAGGTCGCTTAGGCGGCCATTTG
Protein-coding sequences here:
- a CDS encoding SemiSWEET family transporter — protein: MSEKNLQILGWIGTCLSVVMYFSYIPQIMGNLDGNKTPFIQPLAAALNCTIWTSYGLLKAKKDYPLSAANFPGIIFGLLATITAF